The proteins below come from a single Streptomyces sp. MRC013 genomic window:
- a CDS encoding DUF4244 domain-containing protein: protein MVEWTKRGWAKARAGMRRDTGMNTAEYAMGTIAACAFAAVLYKVVTSDTVASGLRSTIERALDAPF, encoded by the coding sequence ATGGTGGAGTGGACGAAGCGGGGCTGGGCGAAGGCCCGGGCGGGCATGCGCCGGGACACCGGCATGAACACGGCCGAGTACGCGATGGGCACGATCGCCGCGTGCGCCTTCGCGGCCGTGCTGTACAAGGTCGTGACGAGCGACACCGTGGCGTCGGGGCTGCGGTCGACGATCGAGAGGGCGCTCGATGCCCCGTTCTGA
- a CDS encoding helix-turn-helix transcriptional regulator gives MTQNPLYAGPAPEEAPESLVKTWSVSQLVSYNLLRARRSRGWTQQELGILLGKYTGRPWSNASVSAAERAYQGGRSRKFDLDEVNAFCAIFDVPFAYFMLPPAGDFVVTPPAGESEEVGDKGPAGMDPVTYLRRVLAVDPSPEFLTRAQEVTVEHATLDFIPAKWEYVFSAQPVEETVQRAEQEGAKGKGLEHGLDIPENVLEAVLEALIEEHSEELVTNVAARLEERGYLRNPEVEEMARELRDLREKVSRVLSDRSLPTE, from the coding sequence ATGACGCAGAACCCGCTCTACGCTGGACCAGCCCCCGAGGAAGCACCCGAGAGCCTCGTGAAGACGTGGTCGGTCAGCCAACTGGTCTCCTACAACCTCCTCCGTGCCAGGCGCTCGCGCGGATGGACTCAGCAGGAACTAGGCATCCTTCTGGGGAAGTACACGGGGCGACCGTGGTCGAACGCCAGCGTTAGCGCTGCGGAGCGTGCCTATCAAGGAGGTAGGTCGCGAAAGTTTGACCTGGATGAAGTGAATGCATTCTGCGCAATCTTTGACGTGCCATTCGCCTACTTTATGCTACCTCCAGCAGGAGATTTTGTAGTCACCCCACCCGCAGGGGAATCGGAAGAGGTCGGTGATAAAGGCCCCGCGGGAATGGACCCGGTTACATACCTCCGTCGCGTCCTGGCGGTGGACCCTTCGCCGGAGTTTCTTACTCGCGCGCAGGAGGTCACCGTCGAGCATGCCACGCTGGACTTCATCCCGGCCAAGTGGGAGTACGTCTTTTCAGCTCAGCCCGTCGAGGAGACGGTGCAGCGTGCTGAACAGGAAGGCGCGAAGGGGAAGGGGCTTGAGCATGGCCTCGACATTCCCGAAAATGTGCTTGAGGCTGTGCTTGAGGCGCTTATTGAAGAACATTCAGAAGAGCTCGTCACTAATGTGGCGGCGCGCCTTGAAGAGAGGGGTTACCTCCGAAATCCTGAAGTAGAAGAAATGGCGCGCGAGCTTCGTGACCTACGGGAGAAGGTTTCAAGGGTTCTCTCGGATAGGTCATTGCCGACTGAGTAA
- a CDS encoding type II secretion system F family protein, with translation MTWEAGEAVRHPWAVAAVVAVALRTTWTAVRARRASRARGRFVMQAGAGCPRRVRPRWASRVAAEVHRWAGPVTAVTAGWVLFDGIVGCAIGAAGAYGVRRLRRRTRPPVPDAEAAGLLPLAAELLAACLSAGAGPREAAEAVGRSMGGPVGERLRRTAAELALGGDPGEAWERLGSLPGARPLARCLERAAASGAPAAAPVARLAAGLRADRARAAAARAQRAQVLITAPVGLCFLPAFLAVGVAPVVIGLAGRLL, from the coding sequence GTGACCTGGGAGGCCGGCGAGGCCGTCCGCCATCCGTGGGCGGTGGCCGCGGTAGTCGCGGTCGCTTTGCGGACGACGTGGACGGCGGTTCGCGCCCGGCGGGCCTCCCGGGCGCGCGGACGGTTCGTGATGCAAGCCGGAGCGGGGTGCCCTCGCCGTGTCCGGCCCCGGTGGGCGAGTCGCGTCGCGGCAGAGGTGCACCGGTGGGCCGGTCCGGTCACGGCGGTGACCGCCGGGTGGGTGCTGTTCGACGGGATCGTCGGTTGCGCGATCGGTGCCGCCGGGGCGTACGGCGTACGGAGGCTGCGGCGGCGCACCCGCCCCCCAGTCCCCGACGCCGAGGCGGCCGGTCTGTTGCCGCTCGCCGCGGAACTGCTCGCCGCCTGTCTCTCGGCCGGGGCGGGGCCCCGCGAGGCGGCGGAAGCGGTCGGCCGGTCGATGGGTGGCCCCGTGGGCGAACGGCTCAGGCGGACCGCGGCGGAACTCGCGCTGGGCGGGGACCCGGGTGAGGCGTGGGAACGGCTGGGGAGCCTCCCGGGCGCGCGGCCGCTGGCCCGCTGCCTGGAACGGGCGGCCGCCTCGGGCGCCCCCGCGGCGGCACCGGTGGCCCGGTTGGCCGCGGGGCTGCGCGCCGACCGGGCCAGAGCCGCCGCTGCCCGGGCACAGCGGGCGCAGGTACTGATCACGGCGCCGGTGGGGCTGTGCTTCCTGCCGGCCTTCCTCGCGGTCGGTGTGGCGCCGGTCGTGATCGGGCTGGCCGGCCGGCTGCTGTGA
- a CDS encoding helix-turn-helix transcriptional regulator, whose amino-acid sequence MQNDSTEPFSGPPLRRLRVAKGLSLRTTAQRSGIDPGHLSKVERGEKQLSIDSLYRLAKVLELQELHTLLQPYVQQRASA is encoded by the coding sequence ATGCAGAATGACTCAACGGAGCCGTTCAGCGGACCACCGCTGCGCCGTCTTCGGGTCGCCAAGGGGTTGAGCCTGCGGACAACCGCTCAACGCTCGGGCATTGACCCTGGGCACCTGTCCAAGGTCGAGCGGGGGGAGAAACAGCTCTCGATCGACTCCCTGTACCGCCTGGCCAAGGTTCTGGAGCTCCAGGAGCTCCACACCCTGCTTCAGCCCTACGTGCAGCAAAGGGCTTCGGCGTGA
- a CDS encoding recombinase family protein → MKTTRTADGRVRAVIYVRISQDRSGAHLGVDRQREDCEALAERNGWDVVETYVDNDMSAYSGKPRKDYRRMLADLEDGVAPVVIAWHTDRLHRSPTELEEYIDISERRGVTTHTCQAGPIDLATPSGRMVARMLGAVARHESEHKAERVARARLQKARAGEWGGGIRPFGWGVPTGETTTRVDKHTGEEVQVPVLDMSKLVPEEAAAVEHGIDSLLAGGSINAFTKWLADKGLTTTRGNPITQQEARDMLVRPRNAGIAIYRGEEIGRGTWEPIVDEARFRAVVALLADPSRRTTPGPEPKWFGSMIYRCGIDGCNETMICTRSGGAGHPSYRCQTRHGGCRRGDKLDGYVQDLIIERLSRPDAHDLLLPGPGDVNVAELQAESERIRRRLTDLAGLFGSGQITMAQFTEGSDTARAQLEGVNRQLGKAAVKDPLVPLVGAPDVRAAWKATPLDQRRAVLRALMTVTVRPARRGRMPDGGYFDYETIDISWLRATRLGDLR, encoded by the coding sequence ATGAAGACCACCCGCACGGCCGACGGCCGGGTACGCGCCGTCATCTACGTCCGCATCAGCCAGGACCGTTCCGGCGCCCACCTCGGCGTCGACCGACAGCGCGAAGACTGCGAGGCCCTCGCCGAACGGAACGGGTGGGACGTTGTCGAGACCTACGTCGACAACGACATGTCGGCGTACAGCGGCAAGCCGCGCAAGGACTACCGCCGCATGCTTGCCGACCTCGAAGACGGCGTCGCCCCCGTCGTCATCGCCTGGCACACCGACCGGCTCCACCGCTCTCCCACCGAGTTGGAGGAGTACATCGACATCTCCGAGCGGCGCGGCGTGACGACCCACACCTGCCAGGCCGGACCGATTGACCTTGCCACCCCTTCGGGGCGCATGGTCGCCCGGATGCTCGGCGCCGTCGCACGGCACGAATCCGAGCACAAGGCCGAGCGCGTCGCCCGGGCCCGGCTGCAGAAGGCGAGGGCCGGCGAATGGGGCGGAGGTATCCGCCCGTTCGGCTGGGGCGTACCGACCGGCGAAACCACCACGCGGGTCGACAAGCACACCGGCGAGGAAGTCCAGGTACCCGTCCTGGACATGAGCAAGCTCGTCCCGGAGGAGGCCGCTGCCGTCGAGCACGGTATCGACAGTCTGCTGGCCGGCGGGTCCATCAACGCCTTCACGAAGTGGCTCGCCGACAAGGGACTGACCACAACGCGCGGCAACCCGATCACCCAGCAGGAAGCACGGGACATGCTCGTCCGCCCCAGGAACGCCGGGATCGCCATCTACCGGGGCGAGGAGATCGGCCGCGGCACATGGGAACCGATCGTCGACGAGGCACGCTTCAGAGCCGTCGTAGCGCTCCTGGCCGACCCGTCACGGCGCACGACCCCCGGCCCCGAGCCGAAGTGGTTCGGGTCGATGATCTACAGGTGCGGTATCGACGGCTGCAACGAGACGATGATCTGCACTCGATCCGGCGGCGCCGGACACCCCAGCTACCGCTGCCAGACCCGTCACGGCGGCTGCCGCCGCGGCGACAAGCTCGACGGGTACGTCCAGGACCTCATCATCGAGCGGCTGTCACGGCCGGACGCTCACGATCTTCTCCTGCCAGGCCCCGGGGACGTCAACGTGGCCGAGCTCCAGGCGGAGAGCGAACGGATCCGGCGGCGCCTCACCGACCTGGCGGGGCTGTTCGGCTCCGGTCAGATCACCATGGCGCAGTTCACCGAGGGCTCGGACACGGCACGAGCCCAGCTGGAGGGGGTCAACCGGCAGCTCGGGAAGGCGGCGGTGAAGGACCCGCTGGTGCCGCTGGTCGGGGCGCCTGACGTGCGGGCCGCGTGGAAGGCCACGCCGTTGGACCAGCGGCGCGCTGTACTGCGGGCTCTGATGACGGTCACGGTGCGGCCGGCGCGACGCGGCCGGATGCCCGACGGCGGCTACTTCGACTACGAAACCATCGATATCAGCTGGCTGCGTGCAACACGCTTGGGCGACTTGCGGTAG
- a CDS encoding glycosyltransferase family 4 protein, protein MIPNTGRYLAQYRRQASQGRQHFTTKPVIAWDSDGVAQVVDHRTGRLVDADSYSDFARVIEQDPAPVVAAVPGGGWLVEHLSDDEGTWVEPVLLWNVRADGTVDPQCMSSDGISGDPTSDPSFVRLYHPDHEPTDDNSD, encoded by the coding sequence ATGATCCCCAACACCGGCCGATACCTGGCCCAGTACCGCCGGCAGGCCTCCCAAGGCCGTCAGCACTTCACGACCAAGCCCGTCATCGCCTGGGACTCAGACGGCGTCGCCCAAGTCGTGGACCACCGCACCGGACGACTCGTCGACGCCGACAGCTACAGCGACTTCGCCCGAGTCATTGAGCAGGACCCGGCCCCCGTCGTCGCCGCAGTACCCGGCGGAGGCTGGCTGGTCGAGCACCTCAGCGACGACGAGGGCACCTGGGTCGAACCCGTCCTCCTGTGGAACGTCCGCGCCGACGGCACCGTCGACCCCCAGTGCATGTCCTCGGACGGCATCAGCGGAGACCCGACCAGCGACCCCAGTTTCGTGCGCCTCTACCACCCCGACCACGAGCCCACGGACGACAACTCCGACTGA
- a CDS encoding winged helix-turn-helix domain-containing protein: MAKTTAPRRRVPPILIGASLLAALSLIWSAYAITDLMNAGRFGLSVAVAGDIAWLTVLWAEYRGVTITIGKTTIRPAEAGWAIAAGVAILLALHGYDARSWGQGVAGPFVVLVGKLVWAYALASLRDPAALTAEQEAEIHAVMRDSEFTARLNAAERDRIDREADAEIARIRAEARITLARDETDFEITLERLEKRARIERNSPLALTVSPRAQLTEPAEPPAHRPAEPVAHLAEPEPVHRLSSQVTTPEPPAQPAQPFGFSAQTNPQSAQRAASVERVAELLAQDPGLTSGQVAEALSVSPATAKRYLREARRGGI, encoded by the coding sequence ATGGCCAAGACGACCGCGCCGCGCCGCCGCGTCCCGCCCATCCTCATCGGCGCCAGCCTCCTCGCCGCCCTCTCCCTCATCTGGTCCGCCTACGCCATCACCGACCTCATGAACGCCGGGCGCTTCGGCCTCAGCGTCGCCGTCGCCGGGGACATCGCCTGGCTCACCGTCCTGTGGGCCGAGTACCGCGGCGTCACCATCACCATCGGCAAGACGACGATCCGCCCCGCAGAAGCCGGCTGGGCCATCGCCGCCGGCGTCGCGATCCTCCTCGCCCTCCACGGATACGACGCGCGCAGCTGGGGCCAGGGCGTCGCCGGGCCGTTCGTCGTCCTCGTCGGCAAGCTCGTGTGGGCCTACGCCCTCGCCTCCCTCCGCGACCCCGCCGCGCTCACCGCCGAGCAGGAAGCGGAGATCCACGCGGTCATGCGCGACTCGGAGTTCACCGCCCGCCTCAACGCCGCCGAACGCGACCGCATCGACCGCGAGGCCGACGCCGAGATCGCCCGCATCCGCGCCGAAGCCCGCATCACCCTTGCCCGCGATGAGACGGACTTCGAGATCACGCTGGAGCGGCTGGAGAAGCGCGCCCGCATCGAGCGGAACAGCCCCCTCGCACTCACCGTGAGCCCCCGGGCTCAGCTCACCGAGCCCGCTGAGCCCCCGGCTCACCGCCCGGCTGAGCCCGTGGCTCACCTCGCTGAGCCTGAGCCCGTTCACCGGCTCTCCTCGCAGGTCACCACGCCTGAGCCCCCGGCTCAGCCCGCTCAGCCCTTCGGGTTCAGCGCCCAGACCAACCCCCAGTCGGCTCAGCGCGCCGCCAGCGTCGAACGCGTCGCTGAGCTCCTGGCTCAGGACCCTGGGCTCACCTCCGGGCAGGTCGCTGAGGCGCTGAGCGTGAGCCCCGCCACCGCGAAGCGCTACCTGCGCGAGGCCCGGCGGGGGGGCATCTGA